The following are encoded in a window of Plectropomus leopardus isolate mb chromosome 23, YSFRI_Pleo_2.0, whole genome shotgun sequence genomic DNA:
- the cnpy4 gene encoding protein canopy 4, with protein MKLFLLALLSFCCLVAAAEEERLPNKCEVCKFLTVELQEALEKTGRSKEVLEVGEVLDSGKRRRKIKYNTGKTRLTEALDDICERILQYNVHAERPGSLRYAKGASQTMTTLKNLVHKGVKVDLGLPYELWDEPSVEVSDMKKQCETMLEQYEEVVEDWYFHHQDQRLETFLCETHVLKTSEQECIKETWKGDVGVKGGAKEAASADEEGKTHDAAEL; from the exons ATGAAACTCTTTTTACTGGCTTTGCTGAGTTTCTGCTGTTTGGtcgcagcagcagaagaagagagacTGCCGAATAAATGCGAAG tgtgtaaGTTTTTGACAGTGGAGCTGCAGGAGGCTTTAGAGAAAACTGGTCGCTCCAAAGAAGTGCTGGAGGTGGGAGAGGTGCTGGATTCAGGCAAACGCAGGAGAAAGATCAAATATAACAC aggGAAAACTCGGCTGACGGAGGCGCTGGACGACATCTGTGAACGCATCCTGCAGTATAACGTTCATGCAGAGAGGCCCGGCAGCCTCCGATATGCGAAG ggcgCCAGTCAGACCATGACCACTCTGAAGAACCTGGTCCACAAAGGAGTCAAAGTGGATTTGGGTCTGCCGTACGAGCTGTGGGACGAGCCCTCGGTGGAGGTGTCCGACATGAAAAAACAG tgtgagaCGATGCTCGAGCAGTACGAGGAGGTCGTGGAGGACTGGTACTTCCACCATCAGGACCAGAGGCTGGAGACCTTCCTCTGTGAGACGCACGTCCTCAAGACGTCAGAACAAG AATGTATAAAGGAGACGTGGAAAGGAGACGTGGGAGTGAAAGGAGGAGCCAAAGAGGCGGCGAGCGCAGACGAGGAGGGAAAAACACACGACGCCGCAGAGCTGTGA
- the LOC121962324 gene encoding calpain-5-like, which translates to MTKGCSDLQPELQRQFQKTSGKTSSLTSRSFSSSATMPERVHSFQGQSFHKLRRACLRRGALFKDPLFPANAQSLFYKREPPPGLTWKRPREICKDPRLFVDGISTRDLHQGSLGNCWMVAAISCLASEPFLWKKVIPDHVDQEWNPKHPDLYAGIFHFRFWRLGRWMDVVVDDRLPVSRDGVLLFCRSATPREFWSALLEKAYAKLNGCYEALEGGNTTEALIDFTGGVSEPLSLDREALSQHSDQRRALFQTLAKAHERKALITCSIRPAEGETVESVLDCGLVRGHAYGITAVRKVRLGEKLQKTGWMSRLFMVRMRNPWGTTDWTGAWSQGSQQWQQMSRAEREKMGLIVRDVGEFWMDFEDFCHYFTDVVLCRLVERPLLWPSSHWREVRHYGEWTPAPTSPGTPPSTDLHQSNHALSSGKNNDTRHGGTKQQGNRKEARLGESQQKEERCERDNSVKKETKEDDSGEVGGWEAQMDKRSRCGGCINHRDTFLHNPQFMFEVRDKEEEVLICLQQEDRRIRRKDGGGDNLPIGFEVLKVEVNRSSRVQCVGEQVASSVYMDSRSVTLRWTLAPGRYVVLPTTFLPGATGRFLLRLFSHSQVQLRELREDLPSPSIFQCFLPQPTVVTTVYLRRASGLSPPKQTASDVYAIVRCENDTIRTRVFKAEENPEFNLRTIFYRRYPDTHISIELWSRGRLWDSVLGGARLQTAESERSRSHVIDLRSGQSGSGCRGCVYVETSSSVCLTDL; encoded by the exons ATGACCAAAGGATGTTCAGATCTGCAGCCTGAGCTCCAGAGACAGTTTCAGAAAACAAGCGGAAAAACTTCCAGTCTGACTTCAAG AAGCTTCTCCTCTTCAGCCACTATGCCCGAACGAGTTCACAGTTTCCAGGGTCAAAGCTTTCACAAGCTGAGGCGGGCCTGTCTGCGTCGAGGCGCGCTCTTCAAGGATCCCCTGTTCCCCGCCAACGCTCAGTCCCTCTTCTACAAGAGGGAGCCTCCGCCGGGGCTGACGTGGAAGAGGCCGAGG GAGATATGTAAGGACCCCCGACTGTTTGTCGATGGCATCAGCACTCGTGACCTACACCAAGGCAGTCTGGGTAACTGCTGGATGGTGGCTGCCATTTCCTGCTTAGCATCCGAGCCCTTCCTGTGGAAGAAG GTGATCCCCGACCACGTGGACCAGGAGTGGAATCCAAAGCACCCCGACCTGTACGCAGGAATCTTCCATTTCCGGTTCTGGAGACTCGGCCGTTGGATGGACGTCGTTGTGGACGACCGTCTGCCGGTCAGCAGAGATGGAGTCCTGCTCTTCTGCCGCTCGGCAACGCCACGAGAGTTTTGGAGCGCACTGCTGGAAAAGGCCTACGCCAA GCTAAACGGCTGCTACGAGGCGCTGGAAGGTGGAAACACCACAGAGGCTCTGATCGACTTCACCGGCGGGGTTTCGGAGCCCCTCAGCCTGGATCGTGAGGCCCTCAGCCAGCACAGCGACCAAAGAAGGGCGCTCTTCCAGACCTTAGCCAAGGCTCACGAACGCAAAGCCCTCATCACCTGCTCCATTCGA CCAGCAGAGGGGGAGACGGTGGAGTCGGTTTTGGACTGCGGTCTGGTGCGAGGGCACGCCTACGGGATCACAGCGGTGAGGAAGGTGAGGCTGGGGGAGAAGCTGCAGAAGACGGGCTGGATGTCCCGACTCTTCATGGTGCGCATGAGGAATCCATGGGGCACCACGGACTGGACGGGAGCCTGGAGTCAGGG GTCGCAGCAGTGGCAGCAGATGAGTcgagcagagagggagaagatgGGGCTCATTGTTCGAGATGTCGGGGAGTTCTG GATGGACTTTGAGGATTTCTGTCACTACTTCACAGACGTGGTGCTGTGCCGGCTGGTGGAGAGACCTCTGCTGTGGCCGAGCTCTCACTGGAGGGAGGTGCGGCACTATGGGGAGTGGACTCCAGCTCCCACTTCCCCGGGAACACCTCCATCCACCGACCTCCACCAAAGCAACCACGCGCTGAGTTCAGGGAAGAACAACGACACCAGACATGGAGGGACCAAGCAGCAGGGTAACCGGAAGGAGGCGAGACTCGGGGAGAGTCAGCAGAAGGAAGAGAGGTGTGAGCGAGATAATAGCgtgaaaaaagagacaaaggagGACGATAGTGGAGAGGTGGGAGGATGGGAGGCACAGATGGACAAGAGGAGTCGATGTGGAGGATGCATCAACCACAGAGACACTTTCCTGCACAACCCGCAG TTCATGTTTGAGgtgagagacaaagaggaggaggtgctgatctgtctgcagcaggaggacaggaggatacggaggaaagatggaggaggagacaaCCTGCCGATCGGCTTTGAGGTGCTGAAG GTGGAGGTGAACCGCAGCAGCCGGGTGCAGTGTGTCGGTGAGCAGGTGGCCAGCTCCGTCTACATGGACTCCCGCAGTGTGACGCTGAGATGGACTCTGGCTCCGGGTCGCTACGTCGTGCTGCCAACCACCTTCCTCCCAGGCGCCACCGGACGCTTCCTCCTACGTCTCTTCTCCCATTCCCAAGTCCAACTCAG ggaACTGAGGGAGGATTTGCCGTCTCCCTCTATCTTCCAGTGTTTTCTACCTCAACCCACTGTGGTGACCACAGTCTACCTCCGCAGGGCGTCCGGACTCAGCCCTCCCAAACAGACAG CTTCAGATGTTTACGCCATAGTGCGGTGTGAGAACGACACTATAAGGACGCGGGTTTTCAAGGCAGAAGAAAACCCTGAATTTAACCTCAGAACCATCTTCTACAGGAGATACCCCGACACTCACATCTCTATTGAG ctgtgGAGCAGAGGTCGGCTGTGGGACTCGGTGCTCGGTGGCGCTCGA